A window of the Candidatus Methylomirabilota bacterium genome harbors these coding sequences:
- a CDS encoding ABC transporter permease gives MSERLDALADADTEALPSAGARLAPYLYPALTLAGLVVAWEAFTKLTAVSRLLLPAPSDVAATLVSALPLLAHMSAITAAEFLLGFGLSVVVGIPLGALLVYARPVELAVYPLLVASQTVPKAAIAPIFVVWLGAGMTSKVLIAFTIAFFPIVIDTAIGLRAAPPEVVNVVRSMGANAFQVFWFVRFPNALPNIFGGLKVASTLAVVGAIVGEFVSAEKGLGYLVLVANGELNTTLVFASVVTLSVLGVGFYFLLELVERFVIRWHVSARRPGTGTM, from the coding sequence ATGAGCGAGCGCCTCGACGCCCTGGCCGACGCGGACACCGAGGCGTTGCCGTCGGCCGGCGCCCGCCTGGCGCCCTACCTCTATCCCGCGCTGACGCTCGCGGGCCTCGTGGTCGCGTGGGAAGCGTTCACCAAGCTCACCGCCGTCTCCCGGCTGCTCCTCCCCGCCCCCAGCGACGTCGCAGCCACGCTCGTCTCCGCCTTGCCGCTGCTCGCGCACATGAGCGCGATCACGGCGGCCGAGTTCCTGTTGGGCTTCGGGCTGAGCGTGGTCGTCGGCATCCCCCTGGGAGCGCTCCTGGTCTATGCGCGGCCGGTGGAGCTGGCGGTCTACCCGCTGCTGGTCGCCTCCCAGACGGTTCCCAAGGCCGCCATCGCCCCGATCTTCGTCGTGTGGCTGGGGGCGGGCATGACCTCCAAGGTCCTGATCGCCTTCACGATCGCCTTCTTCCCGATCGTCATCGACACCGCCATCGGGCTCCGCGCCGCACCCCCGGAGGTCGTCAACGTCGTGCGGTCGATGGGGGCCAACGCGTTCCAGGTGTTCTGGTTCGTGCGCTTTCCGAACGCGCTGCCCAACATCTTCGGCGGGCTCAAGGTGGCCAGCACGCTGGCCGTCGTCGGCGCGATCGTGGGCGAGTTCGTGAGCGCGGAGAAAGGGCTCGGCTACCTGGTGCTGGTGGCGAACGGTGAGCTGAACACGACGCTGGTCTTCGCCAGCGTCGTCACGCTCTCGGTCCTGGGAGTCGGGTTCTACTTTCTCCTGGAACTCGTGGAGCGGTTCGTGATTCGATGGCACGTCTCGGCCCGACGCCCCGGGACGGGCACGATGTGA
- a CDS encoding ABC transporter ATP-binding protein — MRAELRTPGSPVETAQPPFVRIDGVEKAYRPRGRALKALDPITFDLGVGEFVSIVGPSGCGKSTLLMLVAGLIPTTAGEIVIHGQRVIRPYTEVGVVFQQDALLAWRSVLDNVLLQIDVRGLDRRRYEPTARALLARVGLSGFESYYPWELSGGMRQRVALCRALVHDPPLLLMDEPFGALDALTRDQMVLDLQRLWLEARKTVLFITHSIWEAIFLADRVVVMSPRPGRIASVLEIELPRPRRLGMRESPAFGRYAAEVRQHFQAFGLLSET; from the coding sequence ATGAGGGCGGAACTCCGCACGCCGGGCTCGCCGGTCGAAACCGCGCAACCGCCGTTCGTCAGGATCGACGGGGTCGAGAAGGCCTATCGCCCGCGCGGCCGCGCCCTCAAGGCGCTCGACCCGATCACGTTCGATCTCGGCGTGGGCGAGTTCGTGTCGATCGTGGGCCCCTCGGGCTGCGGGAAGAGCACGCTGCTCATGCTGGTGGCCGGGCTGATCCCCACGACCGCGGGCGAGATCGTCATCCACGGCCAGCGCGTCATTCGCCCGTACACCGAGGTGGGCGTCGTCTTCCAGCAGGACGCGCTGCTCGCCTGGCGGTCCGTGCTGGACAACGTGCTCCTCCAGATCGACGTGCGAGGCCTCGACCGTCGCCGGTACGAGCCGACCGCCCGGGCGCTCCTGGCGCGGGTCGGGCTCTCGGGTTTCGAGTCGTACTACCCCTGGGAGCTCTCGGGCGGCATGCGCCAGCGCGTGGCGCTCTGCCGGGCGCTCGTCCACGATCCGCCGCTCCTCCTCATGGACGAGCCCTTCGGCGCGCTGGACGCCCTCACCCGCGACCAGATGGTGCTCGACCTCCAGCGCCTGTGGCTGGAGGCGCGGAAGACCGTGCTCTTCATCACCCACAGCATCTGGGAGGCGATCTTCCTCGCCGATCGGGTCGTGGTCATGTCCCCGCGGCCGGGGCGCATCGCGTCGGTGCTCGAGATCGAGCTGCCGCGGCCGCGCCGGCTGGGGATGCGGGAATCGCCGGCGTTCGGCCGCTACGCGGCCGAGGTGCGCCAGCACTTTCAGGCCTTCGGGCTCCTGAGCGAGACATGA